From Halotia branconii CENA392, the proteins below share one genomic window:
- a CDS encoding RNA recognition motif domain-containing protein, with translation MSIYVGNLSYSVTQDDLAKVFSDYGTVKRVQLPTDRETGRARGFGFVEMESSAAEDAAIEALDGAEWMGRVMKVNKARPREEKSTRSGGGNWGKSGGGYSRDY, from the coding sequence ATGTCAATCTACGTAGGGAACCTATCCTACAGCGTCACACAAGACGACCTCGCTAAAGTATTTTCTGATTACGGGACTGTAAAACGCGTTCAACTACCTACAGATAGGGAAACTGGACGCGCACGAGGCTTTGGTTTCGTAGAAATGGAATCATCAGCCGCAGAAGATGCTGCCATTGAGGCTCTAGATGGTGCCGAATGGATGGGGCGTGTAATGAAAGTTAATAAAGCTAGACCACGGGAGGAGAAAAGTACTCGCTCTGGCGGTGGCAACTGGGGGAAAAGCGGTGGTGGATACTCACGAGACTATTAA
- the topA gene encoding type I DNA topoisomerase — protein MSTLVIVESPTKARTIRNYLPKGYRVEASMGHVRDLPQSASEIPAAVKAEKWAQLGVNVDADFEPVYVVPKDKKKIVTQLKDALKDVDELILATDEDREGESISWHLYQLLKPKIPTKRMVFHEITQDAIKKALKNCRNIDEQLVRAQETRRILDRLVGYTLSPLLWKKIAWGLSAGRVQSVAVRLLVKKERQRRAFREGTYWDLKAYLEQEKNPFTSQLVTLAGTKVATGSDFDAATGQIVAGRNVVLLSEEDAVKLKERLTGKPWSVKDVEERPVTRKPAPPFTTSTLQQESNRKLRLSARDTMRVAQNLYEQGYITYMRTDSVHLSDQAVAAARSCVEQLYGQNYLSPQPRQYTTKSKGAQEAHEAIRPAGSTFRTPQETGLSGREFAVYDLIWKRTVASQMADSRQTQISVQLQVEDAGFRSSGKRIDFPGYLRAYVEGSDDPEAALEDQEVILPSMKVGDRPNCTDIEAVGHETQPPARYTEATLVKTLESEGIGRPSTYASIIGTIIDKGYAHLVSNALIPTFTAFAVTDLLEKHFPDVVDPSFTSKMEQTLDDIADGEAEWLPYLRKFYLGDKGLETLVKEQESQIDATKARTVELENLEAKVRIGKYGPYIEVTNGEGVITASIPKDLTPADLDPKQVEVLLKQKTTGPDQVGRHPETGEPIYVKIGAYGPYVQLGDKSDENPKPKQASLPKGVTPENVTLEMAVGLLALPRTLGVHPATGNKIQASLGRFGPYIVHDQGKEGKDYRSLKASDNVLTVSLERALELLSEPKKGRSSTNSKSKAALRELGTHPEDGTPINIYDGPYGPYIKHEKTNVSIPEGESVENITLSTALELLATKASTTKSSRKTSKSTNSKSKSTTKSSTSASRKKGTQS, from the coding sequence ATGTCAACTCTCGTCATTGTCGAATCTCCGACTAAAGCTCGTACCATTCGCAACTACCTGCCAAAAGGCTATCGGGTAGAAGCATCTATGGGTCATGTGCGTGACCTACCCCAGTCGGCTAGTGAAATTCCCGCTGCTGTCAAAGCAGAAAAATGGGCGCAGCTGGGGGTAAATGTGGATGCCGACTTTGAACCGGTGTATGTTGTCCCCAAAGACAAAAAGAAAATTGTTACCCAGCTCAAAGATGCGCTCAAAGATGTAGATGAATTGATCCTAGCAACTGACGAAGACCGGGAAGGTGAAAGCATTAGCTGGCATTTATACCAGTTGCTGAAGCCGAAAATCCCCACAAAGCGGATGGTTTTTCATGAAATTACTCAAGATGCCATCAAAAAAGCTTTGAAAAACTGCCGTAATATTGATGAGCAGCTGGTTCGCGCTCAAGAAACACGGCGGATTTTGGATCGATTAGTTGGCTATACTTTGTCTCCCTTATTGTGGAAGAAAATCGCTTGGGGATTATCTGCTGGGCGAGTGCAGTCTGTCGCTGTAAGGCTTCTAGTTAAAAAAGAACGTCAGCGCCGCGCCTTCCGTGAGGGAACATACTGGGATTTAAAAGCTTATTTAGAGCAAGAAAAAAATCCCTTTACCTCCCAATTAGTGACCCTAGCAGGTACAAAAGTCGCAACTGGTAGCGATTTCGATGCCGCAACAGGTCAAATAGTGGCTGGTCGCAATGTCGTCTTGCTGTCAGAAGAAGATGCAGTCAAGCTCAAGGAACGCCTAACAGGTAAACCCTGGAGTGTCAAAGATGTAGAAGAACGGCCAGTGACGCGCAAACCAGCGCCACCGTTTACTACCTCAACATTGCAACAAGAATCTAACCGGAAACTGCGTCTCTCAGCTAGAGACACCATGCGGGTTGCCCAAAATTTGTACGAGCAAGGGTATATTACCTACATGCGTACAGATTCCGTACATTTATCAGATCAAGCTGTAGCAGCAGCTCGTAGTTGTGTAGAACAACTGTATGGCCAAAACTATCTCAGCCCCCAGCCGAGGCAATACACCACCAAATCAAAAGGCGCACAAGAGGCACACGAAGCCATTCGTCCAGCGGGTAGCACCTTCCGCACCCCCCAAGAAACTGGTTTGAGTGGTCGGGAGTTTGCAGTTTATGACTTGATTTGGAAGCGTACCGTCGCCAGCCAAATGGCTGACTCTCGCCAAACCCAAATTAGCGTGCAGTTGCAAGTTGAAGATGCAGGTTTTCGCTCTTCTGGTAAGCGTATTGACTTTCCTGGATACTTACGCGCTTACGTCGAAGGTTCGGATGACCCAGAAGCGGCATTAGAAGACCAAGAAGTAATTTTGCCTAGCATGAAAGTAGGCGATCGCCCTAATTGTACAGATATAGAAGCCGTTGGTCACGAAACTCAACCACCAGCTCGGTACACCGAAGCTACTTTGGTAAAAACTTTAGAAAGCGAAGGTATCGGTCGTCCTAGCACCTACGCCAGCATCATCGGCACAATTATCGACAAAGGTTATGCTCATTTGGTGAGTAATGCCCTGATTCCCACTTTCACTGCCTTTGCTGTCACCGATTTGCTAGAAAAACATTTTCCTGATGTTGTAGACCCCAGTTTCACCTCCAAAATGGAGCAAACCCTGGATGATATTGCCGACGGTGAGGCAGAGTGGCTACCATACTTACGAAAATTTTACTTGGGAGACAAAGGCTTAGAAACCTTAGTTAAAGAACAGGAAAGTCAAATTGATGCTACTAAAGCTAGAACTGTAGAACTAGAAAATTTAGAAGCCAAAGTCCGAATCGGGAAGTATGGCCCTTATATCGAAGTTACAAACGGTGAAGGTGTAATTACTGCTTCTATTCCCAAAGACCTTACACCAGCCGACCTTGATCCCAAACAAGTAGAAGTACTGTTAAAACAAAAAACCACAGGTCCTGACCAAGTAGGTCGTCATCCGGAAACTGGCGAACCAATTTACGTGAAAATTGGTGCTTATGGTCCTTATGTGCAGTTAGGTGATAAATCTGACGAAAACCCCAAACCAAAACAAGCTTCTCTGCCTAAAGGTGTCACCCCAGAGAACGTCACGCTAGAAATGGCTGTTGGTTTATTGGCACTACCCCGGACATTAGGAGTCCATCCAGCTACTGGCAACAAAATTCAAGCAAGTTTAGGACGCTTTGGTCCTTATATTGTTCATGACCAAGGTAAAGAAGGAAAAGACTATCGTTCCCTAAAAGCTAGTGATAATGTCCTGACAGTTTCTTTAGAACGGGCATTAGAATTATTATCTGAACCCAAAAAGGGACGTAGTTCTACTAATAGCAAGTCAAAGGCTGCATTACGAGAATTAGGCACACATCCTGAAGACGGTACACCAATCAACATCTACGATGGCCCTTATGGCCCTTACATCAAGCATGAAAAAACAAACGTCAGTATTCCCGAAGGGGAATCTGTAGAAAACATAACGTTATCTACAGCGCTAGAATTGTTGGCAACCAAAGCATCAACAACGAAATCCAGTCGCAAGACTAGTAAATCCACAAATTCTAAATCCAAGTCAACTACTAAGTCATCAACATCTGCTTCTAGAAAAAAAGGTACACAAAGTTAG